The genomic interval TCCATAAAAACCAGCTGGTAGTCCTGTCCCATTCCCTCGAGCTTTTCCAAAATCCTCGGGTACTCTTCGAGGAAGCTCCTCCCCCTGACGTCCATCACCAGTCCTATCTTGTCGATCTCCCACTCGGAGCCTGTGACAAGTCCCAAGACCTCCGGCAGCAGCACAACGGGGAGGTTGTCGATGCAGTAGAAACCGCTGTCCTCCACAGCCTTCAGCACGGTGCTCTTGCCCGATCCGGAGAGCCCCGTTATTATCAACAGCTTAATGTCCTTTTTTTTACCCATTATTTCCGAGAAGCTCTTTGAGAACCGCGCTGTTTTGGGAGCCGCATAGTATAAAGTCCGTTATTGCCGTCACAAGCCTTTTTGGGTCGATCGTCTCACTGAAAGAAATCTCGGGCACCGAGACGCCTAGGAGCTCAAACTCACCCGCATTGACGCCAAAACACCCTCTGGTGTCCTCGGAATTACCGTCAGCTCCCAAAGCCCCCTTTGGGACGCCGAGTCTTACGGCGAGATCGATCTTCGATTTTTCAATAACAAAAGAGGGTCCAAGGACCCTCCCTATATCCACAATCCCGACCCCCCTTACCTCTAAAAGCCCCCTCGTATCCTTTAATTGCCCGCCTCCCCCCGACGACCGCCCCACTTTTCCATCCACCTTCCTCGACCCGGGCGTCCTCCCAAAGAGATCGACTCCCCGGCGAAAAACTTCCACCACATCGTCCGACACAAGCCTCCCGCCGTCATACAGGAGAGATAGTGCAAACAGACTCTTGCCCGATCCGCTGTCTCCCAAAAGCAGAACGCCCCTGGTCATTATCCTCACCAGGGTCCCATGAAGAATTGTTCTTTCCACTAAAAAAAGGAATCCACACACCTTATGTATGCTTAACGGATGATCAATCACCCCCCACAAAAATACCCTCCCCCCTAAATAAGCTGTCGACCTCCCTAAAAATAAACCGCCCCCCCAATTAACCAACCCCTTCAAATTAACCGCCCCCCTAAACTAACGGCGACCCCCCCAACTAACGGTCGCTCTTGCCTTTGGCCATCAATTGCTAATTGACCATCCATTTAACGGCCACAAATTGGGCTTTTCAAACGTCTAAAACTTATCGTCTTCCTCTTTTATTATCTTAAAGATTTCCTCCGGCGTCTTGGCACGCAAGAGATCGTCTCTGAATTTCTTGTCCTTTAATAGCCTCGATATCCTCGCCAGTGCCTTTAGGTGTATCCCAGCGGTATTCTCCGGGGCGATAAGCAGGAAAAAGAGGTGAGTGGGTTTGCCGTCGATCGAATCGAAGTCCACACCTTTTACCGATCTTCCGAACGAGGCTACCAGTTTCTTCAAACCCTTGAGCTTGCCGTGGGGAATGGCTATTCCGTTGCCGATACCCGTGCTCCCCAGCTTCTCGCGTTCTTCCAGAACTTTTACAAGCTCCTTCAAATTGAGGCCTTCCCGAGCAGAAACGATCTCCGAAAGCTCCTCTAAAACCTCTCTTTTACCCTTTGATGTAATGTCGGCTTTAATATGATCCTGATCTAAAATATCCAAAAGCTTCATCAATCACCCCGGTAATTAGCGAATTTTTTAAGTATTATATTATACGTAAGCTATTTTTTAACCGTCGGAACAATATGACCGTAGTTGCTGTCCTTCCGCTTATAAACCACGTTTATACTCTTTGTATCGGCGTTTTGAAAAACCATGAATTCCGAGTTTGACATATCCAGCTGCATGGCGGCCTCTTCCACCGTCATGGGTTTCGTATCGATGGTCTTGGTTATGATGGAAATACCTCCCTCATCCAACCCAACATTGCCACCCATCATCGGCTCCGCGGCGGCTTCGGGCAGATTCTTGACATTGTTTCCCTTGTGTTTTATAAGCTTCCCCTTGTGTCTCTTTATCTG from Candidatus Zymogenus saltonus carries:
- the raiA gene encoding ribosome-associated translation inhibitor RaiA, with protein sequence MRISVTFRHMEPTEEFRKYAEEKIGRLKKYLYNPADVKVVLSVEKHRNIAEIVINADKTTINGKETTDDMYKAIDTVIEKIEKQIKRHKGKLIKHKGNNVKNLPEAAAEPMMGGNVGLDEGGISIITKTIDTKPMTVEEAAMQLDMSNSEFMVFQNADTKSINVVYKRKDSNYGHIVPTVKK
- a CDS encoding PTS sugar transporter subunit IIA, with the protein product MKLLDILDQDHIKADITSKGKREVLEELSEIVSAREGLNLKELVKVLEEREKLGSTGIGNGIAIPHGKLKGLKKLVASFGRSVKGVDFDSIDGKPTHLFFLLIAPENTAGIHLKALARISRLLKDKKFRDDLLRAKTPEEIFKIIKEEDDKF